One Synechococcus sp. MU1617 DNA window includes the following coding sequences:
- a CDS encoding tRNA (5-methylaminomethyl-2-thiouridine)(34)-methyltransferase MnmD has product MNGSAAELGALRFYPTADGSFSLHSDHFGEAFHNSAGALNEARAKFVQPAELQRFSSGSQLRILDVCLGLGYNTAAVLEALPTAGPKLQWWGLELDRRPLEQALEQASFQSLWSDPVLAKLEAIRDNGGWQEHNNWQEPNSQGIQLWGDARSMLQQIPEPVRFDLILLDAFSPQRCPELWSEEFLGALAHRLAPQGRLLTYSRSAAVRASLKRAGLSLFSLLPAPGERVGWSSGTLATPPDSNCPQAGPGWRLLSAMEWEHLQTRAAVPFRDPVGNATAEVILERRRLEQEHCGHEATNAWQRRWRRDSPS; this is encoded by the coding sequence TTGAACGGCTCCGCTGCTGAGCTCGGCGCGCTCCGCTTCTACCCGACAGCGGATGGCAGCTTCAGCCTGCACAGCGATCACTTCGGGGAGGCCTTTCACAACTCGGCGGGGGCCCTGAATGAGGCCCGGGCCAAGTTCGTCCAACCCGCGGAGCTGCAGCGCTTCAGCAGCGGATCTCAATTAAGGATCCTGGATGTATGCCTGGGGCTCGGTTACAACACGGCCGCTGTGCTGGAGGCCTTGCCGACGGCTGGGCCGAAGCTGCAGTGGTGGGGGCTTGAGCTGGACCGCCGCCCCTTGGAACAAGCCTTGGAGCAGGCGAGCTTCCAATCCCTCTGGTCAGACCCTGTGCTGGCGAAGCTTGAAGCCATCCGCGACAACGGCGGCTGGCAAGAGCACAACAACTGGCAAGAGCCCAACAGCCAAGGGATCCAGCTCTGGGGAGACGCCCGATCGATGCTCCAGCAGATTCCTGAGCCCGTTCGCTTTGATCTGATTCTGTTGGATGCCTTCTCGCCCCAGCGCTGCCCAGAACTGTGGAGCGAGGAATTCCTGGGAGCCCTGGCGCATCGCTTGGCGCCGCAGGGACGGTTGCTGACCTACAGCCGTTCCGCTGCGGTGCGGGCCAGTCTGAAACGAGCGGGCTTGAGCCTGTTTTCACTGTTGCCAGCCCCGGGCGAACGGGTGGGGTGGAGCAGCGGCACCCTGGCCACGCCGCCGGACTCCAACTGTCCGCAGGCCGGGCCCGGTTGGCGCCTCCTCTCGGCGATGGAATGGGAACACCTGCAGACGCGTGCAGCCGTGCCGTTTCGCGATCCCGTGGGCAACGCCACGGCTGAAGTCATCCTTGAGCGACGCCGCCTTGAACAGGAGCATTGCGGCCACGAAGCCACCAATGCCTGGCAAAGGCGCTGGCGCAGGGACAGTCCGTCCTGA
- the glmU gene encoding bifunctional UDP-N-acetylglucosamine diphosphorylase/glucosamine-1-phosphate N-acetyltransferase GlmU, with translation MLAVAVLAAGKGTRMKSALPKVLQPLAGATLVERVLASAGNLQPERRLLIVGHQAERVEQQLAPLGGLEFVLQQPQNGTGHAVQQLIPSLQGFEGELLVLNGDVPLLRSETVEALVQQHRASGADVTLLTARLEDPTGYGRVFAEADGQVSSIIEHRDCTDEQRSNNLTNAGIYCFNWTALANVLPKLSTDNDQGELYLTDTVAMLPKAMHLEVADADEVNGINNRRQLAQCEALLQQRLRHHWMDEGVTFIDPDSCTLSEGCSFGRDVVIEPQTHFRGRCVIGDNSRIGPGSLIEDASVGANVSVVHSVVREATVGNNVAIGPFAHLRPAADVGDGCRIGNFVEVKKSQLGAGTKVNHLSYIGDAQLGENVNVGAGTITANYDGVNKHRTVIGSNSKTGANSVLVAPINVGERATIGAGSTITKDVADGALAIGRARQMTKDGWAERKV, from the coding sequence ATGCTCGCCGTAGCCGTTCTGGCCGCTGGAAAAGGCACCCGCATGAAGAGCGCACTTCCGAAAGTGCTCCAACCGCTGGCGGGAGCCACCCTGGTGGAACGGGTGCTCGCCAGTGCCGGCAACCTGCAACCGGAACGGCGGCTGCTAATCGTGGGCCATCAAGCCGAACGGGTGGAGCAGCAGCTGGCTCCGCTCGGAGGCCTGGAATTTGTGCTGCAGCAGCCCCAGAACGGCACGGGCCATGCGGTGCAACAGCTGATCCCGTCGCTGCAGGGCTTTGAAGGCGAACTACTCGTGCTCAACGGTGATGTGCCGCTGCTGAGAAGTGAAACGGTTGAAGCATTGGTGCAACAGCACCGGGCCAGCGGTGCCGATGTCACCCTGCTGACAGCACGGCTCGAGGATCCCACCGGTTACGGGCGTGTTTTCGCCGAAGCCGACGGCCAGGTGAGCAGCATCATTGAGCATCGCGATTGCACGGACGAGCAACGAAGCAACAACCTCACCAACGCCGGGATCTACTGCTTCAACTGGACGGCCCTGGCCAACGTGCTGCCGAAGCTCAGCACCGACAACGATCAGGGAGAGCTTTACCTCACCGACACGGTGGCGATGCTGCCCAAGGCCATGCACCTTGAGGTGGCCGATGCCGATGAGGTGAACGGCATCAACAACCGGCGGCAACTCGCCCAGTGCGAAGCCCTGTTGCAGCAGAGATTGCGCCACCACTGGATGGATGAAGGGGTCACCTTCATTGATCCCGACAGTTGCACCTTGAGTGAAGGCTGCAGCTTCGGCCGTGATGTGGTGATCGAACCGCAAACCCATTTTCGTGGCCGCTGCGTGATTGGCGACAACTCCCGAATCGGCCCCGGCAGCCTGATCGAGGACGCATCTGTGGGGGCCAACGTCAGTGTGGTGCACTCCGTGGTGCGTGAGGCCACGGTGGGCAACAACGTTGCCATCGGTCCTTTTGCTCACCTCCGGCCGGCCGCAGACGTCGGTGATGGCTGCCGCATCGGCAACTTTGTCGAGGTGAAGAAAAGCCAGCTGGGGGCTGGCACCAAGGTGAACCACCTCAGCTACATCGGCGACGCCCAACTCGGGGAGAACGTCAACGTTGGGGCTGGAACAATCACTGCCAACTACGACGGGGTGAACAAGCACCGCACCGTGATCGGCAGCAACAGCAAAACCGGCGCCAATTCCGTGCTGGTTGCCCCAATTAACGTCGGCGAACGCGCCACCATCGGCGCAGGATCAACGATCACCAAGGATGTGGCCGATGGGGCCCTGGCGATTGGTCGCGCCCGCCAGATGACCAAAGACGGCTGGGCGGAACGAAAGGTTTAA
- the murF gene encoding UDP-N-acetylmuramoyl-tripeptide--D-alanyl-D-alanine ligase, with translation MTLTLRQLTDAWGTPQGGKFQPDVLLGRVCTDSRQLQAGDFFVPLVGERFDGHRFLDQVPEHKVQAAVVSRSWAEPLPPDLLHWRVDDTLLAYQQLALLHRRALGQPLVAVTGSAGKTTTRELIRAALAPLGSIQASEGNNNNDVGVPLTVLGADVDHRALVIEMGMRGPGEIERLSRCTEPDLAVITNIGTAHIGRLGSREAIAAAKCEITAGLHAKGTVVIPAGDLLLESALAAVWSGRVLRVRLADDPEVGADLVGEIKGDQLLIDSDRLPLHLDGRHNARNLLLAVAVADQLGVSRKALQGMQVKVPGGRNRRLQQGGLTLLDETYNASPEAVLAALELLAAQPGRRFAVLGTMLELGDRSLELHQEVAARAVQLGLDGLVLVDGGAEGKAMAEVASSLPHLKLVSKPEDAAAPLAAWLESGDVLLLKASRGVALERLIPLLPCL, from the coding sequence ATGACCCTGACGCTGCGTCAGCTGACTGATGCCTGGGGAACACCCCAGGGCGGCAAATTTCAACCGGATGTCCTACTGGGACGGGTGTGTACCGACAGCCGTCAGCTTCAGGCAGGAGATTTTTTTGTCCCCTTGGTGGGCGAGCGCTTCGATGGTCATCGCTTCCTCGACCAAGTGCCTGAACACAAGGTCCAGGCTGCTGTTGTGAGCCGCAGCTGGGCTGAACCGTTGCCGCCGGACCTGCTGCATTGGCGAGTGGACGACACACTGCTGGCTTATCAACAGCTGGCCTTGCTGCATCGCCGTGCCCTGGGCCAGCCCCTGGTGGCGGTGACGGGTTCAGCCGGCAAAACCACAACCCGGGAGTTGATCCGGGCGGCATTGGCTCCGCTGGGATCGATTCAGGCCAGTGAAGGCAACAACAACAATGATGTTGGGGTTCCGCTCACCGTGTTAGGGGCTGATGTTGATCATCGTGCCCTGGTGATCGAGATGGGTATGCGGGGGCCTGGGGAGATCGAGCGCCTCTCCCGCTGCACGGAGCCTGATCTAGCGGTGATCACCAACATCGGAACAGCCCATATCGGTCGTCTCGGCAGCCGTGAGGCGATTGCAGCGGCCAAATGTGAGATCACCGCTGGGCTGCATGCCAAGGGAACCGTGGTGATTCCAGCAGGTGATCTCCTGCTGGAATCTGCGTTGGCGGCGGTCTGGTCCGGCCGGGTGTTGCGTGTGCGCCTGGCTGACGACCCCGAGGTCGGAGCCGATCTGGTAGGTGAAATCAAGGGCGACCAGTTGCTGATCGATTCAGATCGTCTCCCGCTTCATTTGGACGGGCGCCATAACGCCCGCAATCTGCTTTTGGCCGTAGCTGTTGCTGACCAATTGGGCGTGTCTCGCAAGGCGTTGCAAGGCATGCAGGTCAAGGTGCCGGGCGGACGCAACCGCCGCCTGCAGCAGGGTGGTTTGACACTTCTCGATGAGACCTACAACGCCTCACCCGAGGCGGTGTTGGCGGCTCTTGAGCTGCTGGCTGCGCAACCGGGGCGACGTTTTGCCGTGCTGGGCACGATGTTGGAGCTCGGGGATCGCAGCCTGGAGCTGCATCAAGAGGTCGCCGCCCGCGCAGTGCAGCTCGGCCTGGACGGCCTAGTGCTGGTGGATGGTGGTGCGGAGGGCAAGGCGATGGCTGAAGTGGCGTCATCCCTTCCCCACCTGAAGCTGGTGTCAAAACCGGAAGACGCCGCAGCTCCCTTGGCAGCTTGGCTGGAGTCCGGGGATGTTCTGTTGCTCAAGGCCAGCCGCGGTGTTGCCCTGGAACGGTTGATACCGCTGTTGCCATGCCTTTAA